The Polyangia bacterium genome has a window encoding:
- a CDS encoding metallopeptidase TldD-related protein, giving the protein MMTTTTTSTKNHGTADLGLSPLAAIDGALAQRLLAAALGSGGDYADLYFEYRSGADFVFEEGRVRTVGRGVTLGLGVRVLRGDATGYAYTEELSDERMLEAARTAAQIAASGSVPGPVAVKPVVLPDFYPIPQSSLVHPGIEKVALLRRADQAARAFDPRIVRVEASLSEEWKEVLVVNSDGYMARDVQPMVRFGVSAVAEEGTQRQGGRSGGAGRFGLEYFLRSGQSPEDHGREAARLAITMLHAVEAPAGPMEVVLGAGESGILLHEAVGHGLEADFNRKRTSNYTDQIGQAVASSLCTVIDDGTIGNARGSINVDDEGNPGKKNVLIENGILVGYMQDRISAKHFGAAPSGNGRRQSFRHEPLPRMTNTLMATGNDDPEDIIRSVKRGVYAKKFSGGQVNISNGDFVFSLTESYLVEDGKITAPLKGVNLIGNGPEVLRRVTMLGHDFALSDGTWTCGKDGQSVPVGIGTPTMKISEITVGGTRTR; this is encoded by the coding sequence ATGATGACAACGACGACGACCAGCACGAAGAATCACGGCACGGCAGATCTCGGGCTGTCGCCGCTGGCGGCTATCGACGGGGCGCTGGCCCAGCGCCTGCTGGCGGCGGCGCTGGGATCGGGCGGCGACTACGCTGATCTGTATTTTGAATATCGGTCTGGCGCGGATTTTGTCTTTGAAGAGGGGCGTGTGCGCACCGTCGGTCGAGGCGTGACGTTGGGGCTCGGCGTTCGCGTGTTGCGGGGAGATGCCACCGGGTACGCCTACACCGAAGAGCTGTCCGACGAACGTATGCTGGAAGCGGCGCGCACGGCGGCGCAGATCGCGGCCAGCGGGTCGGTCCCCGGACCGGTGGCCGTCAAGCCGGTGGTGCTGCCCGATTTCTATCCCATTCCCCAGTCGTCGCTGGTCCACCCGGGGATCGAAAAGGTCGCGCTGCTGCGGCGGGCGGATCAGGCGGCGCGCGCCTTTGATCCGCGCATCGTGCGCGTCGAGGCGTCACTGTCCGAAGAATGGAAAGAGGTGCTGGTTGTGAACTCCGACGGGTACATGGCCCGCGATGTTCAGCCAATGGTTCGGTTCGGCGTCAGCGCGGTGGCCGAGGAAGGGACGCAGCGGCAGGGCGGACGCTCGGGCGGGGCGGGGCGCTTCGGCCTGGAATATTTTCTGCGGTCCGGGCAAAGCCCCGAGGACCACGGGCGCGAAGCGGCTCGCCTGGCCATCACCATGCTGCACGCGGTGGAGGCGCCCGCCGGGCCGATGGAGGTGGTGCTGGGCGCCGGCGAATCCGGCATCCTGCTGCACGAAGCGGTCGGCCACGGATTGGAGGCTGACTTCAACCGCAAGCGGACGTCGAACTACACCGATCAGATCGGGCAGGCGGTGGCGTCGTCGCTGTGCACGGTGATCGACGACGGCACCATCGGCAACGCGCGCGGGTCGATCAACGTCGACGACGAAGGCAACCCGGGAAAAAAGAACGTGCTGATCGAAAACGGGATCCTCGTTGGCTACATGCAAGATCGTATTTCGGCCAAACACTTTGGCGCCGCGCCGTCGGGGAACGGGCGGCGGCAGAGCTTTCGCCACGAACCGCTGCCGCGCATGACCAACACCTTGATGGCCACCGGCAACGATGACCCGGAGGACATCATCCGTTCGGTCAAGCGCGGGGTGTACGCCAAAAAATTCTCGGGCGGGCAGGTGAACATCTCGAACGGCGATTTTGTGTTCTCCTTGACCGAGAGCTACCTGGTCGAAGACGGCAAGATCACCGCGCCGCTGAAAGGCGTGAACCTGATCGGAAACGGGCCCGAGGTGCTGCGACGGGTGACGATGCTGGGCCATGACTTTGCGCTGTCCGACGGGACCTGGACCTGCGGCAAGGACGGGCAATCGGTGCCGGTGGGCATCGGCACGCCGACCATGAAGATCTCCGAGATCACCGTGGGCGGGACGCGTACCCGATGA
- a CDS encoding metallopeptidase TldD-related protein, whose protein sequence is MSGKDARRPIPDPKACQRLADQMLSFAMRAGADGAEVLVRDGTELEVKVRLGEPELIKEAGSRALGLRVLKDHRAAVTYTSDFSSAAMERFAGESVELAALAEPDPTGDLPASDEMAREIPELDLWDENVLSVDVAEAIRRAKAGEAAALGFDKRVTNSEGAVFGRTVGAGAFATSAGFSGASRGTHVSLFVEPICDDAEGKKRNGSYWTSSRFVNALLDPQAVGLEAAKRTVAKLGSRKVPTCEAPVVFSPEAARGLLGQFAGVMSGGAVWRRSTYLAQREGTQVASALCEIVDDPLLRRGPASRPFDGEGLPSRTNVLVSGGVLRLFLCDVFAARKLGRRSTASASRGVGGGPHVSTSNLILRPGKTPAPDLEKIEHGLYVTELMGFGFNPVTGDYSQGAGGFWIEKGERAFPVSEITVSANFDDLWKTIDALGDDLDTRSSVQCPTIRVAKMTVAGT, encoded by the coding sequence ATGAGCGGCAAGGACGCGCGTCGGCCCATTCCCGATCCGAAAGCCTGCCAGCGTCTGGCGGATCAGATGTTGTCGTTCGCCATGCGCGCCGGCGCCGACGGCGCCGAGGTGCTGGTGCGCGATGGCACCGAGCTGGAGGTGAAGGTCCGCCTGGGCGAGCCCGAGCTGATCAAAGAAGCGGGCAGCCGGGCGCTGGGCCTGCGGGTGCTGAAAGATCATCGCGCCGCGGTCACGTACACCTCTGACTTTTCATCGGCGGCGATGGAGCGGTTCGCTGGCGAATCGGTCGAGCTGGCGGCGCTGGCCGAGCCGGATCCCACCGGCGACCTGCCGGCGTCGGACGAGATGGCGCGGGAAATTCCCGAGCTGGATCTGTGGGACGAAAACGTGCTGTCGGTCGACGTGGCCGAAGCCATTCGCCGGGCCAAGGCTGGCGAGGCGGCGGCGCTGGGGTTCGACAAACGGGTGACCAACTCCGAAGGCGCGGTCTTCGGGCGCACCGTCGGCGCGGGCGCCTTCGCCACCTCGGCGGGATTTTCCGGCGCCTCGCGCGGCACGCACGTTTCGCTCTTCGTCGAGCCGATCTGCGACGACGCCGAGGGCAAGAAACGCAACGGCAGCTATTGGACGTCGTCGCGTTTCGTGAACGCGCTCTTGGATCCGCAGGCGGTGGGGTTGGAGGCGGCCAAGCGGACGGTGGCCAAGCTGGGCTCGCGCAAGGTGCCGACCTGCGAAGCGCCGGTGGTGTTCTCGCCGGAGGCGGCGCGCGGCCTTTTGGGACAGTTCGCCGGTGTGATGTCGGGAGGCGCGGTCTGGCGGCGCAGCACCTACCTGGCTCAGCGGGAAGGCACCCAGGTGGCGTCGGCTCTGTGTGAGATCGTCGACGATCCGCTGCTGCGCCGGGGCCCCGCCTCGCGCCCTTTCGACGGCGAGGGATTGCCCAGCCGCACCAACGTGCTGGTGTCAGGAGGCGTCTTGCGCCTGTTCCTGTGTGACGTGTTCGCCGCGCGCAAGCTGGGGCGACGCTCGACCGCCTCGGCCAGCCGAGGCGTGGGTGGCGGGCCCCACGTCAGCACGTCGAACCTCATCTTGCGCCCGGGGAAAACCCCGGCGCCCGACCTGGAAAAGATCGAGCACGGGTTATACGTCACCGAGCTGATGGGTTTTGGGTTCAATCCGGTGACGGGCGATTACTCGCAAGGCGCGGGTGGCTTCTGGATCGAAAAGGGCGAGCGTGCTTTCCCGGTCAGCGAGATCACCGTTTCGGCGAATTTTGACGATCTGTGGAAGACGATCGACGCCCTCGGTGACGATCTGGACACGCGTTCATCGGTGCAATGCCCGACCATCCGGGTGGCGAAGATGACTGTGGCTGGTACCTGA
- a CDS encoding M14 family zinc carboxypeptidase yields the protein MAEDQGRGSKQRASSATTVSPGVAVSRLVVVAVAVVGIACRGADDGAISQSGIASVAVAERSQPYRDYLSVTARPRDSADVRALWRYSEYVLAPHTPRLAPHALVILSSTLERLRALGIDVVVEPVDVQAMIDRGYEQGRADPLAHAPSAGKLNLFGPFFQQVQELDAIYQYLDQLAAASDGRATVTTIGKSVQNRDIRAIRVSTTPLGTARPAVIITGTQHAREWSSPMVVMGFVDALVRQYESDVRVQAVVDGLEIFVVPVVNPDGYVASHNGARLQRKNMNPVCNVDLNRNWGQWWGMGTPVDDCSQETYPGRGAFSEPETRAVRDLAQAHKNLRFYMDYHSPADEVMYPLCFSETKSPDDDEDKAWATAYSATFNSINGAELPAQSCFGIGGNEGGCSSDWFRSQLPNGLEVELRPGESLGGFGISNQLVLPFVEENWSAWIGVMTSVVHKYPPLSAGDAGAALDAGAVTDAGQGTSGDGSALDQNAGATPDVGEVETAPGSGCALAGLPSTGDDSGPPWARALASVGAFVWARRRRRFAPPAINSRAAPAA from the coding sequence ATGGCCGAAGACCAGGGGCGTGGTTCCAAACAGCGGGCGTCGTCGGCGACGACGGTTTCGCCGGGTGTGGCAGTCAGTCGGTTGGTGGTGGTGGCGGTGGCGGTGGTCGGAATCGCCTGTCGCGGTGCAGACGACGGCGCGATTTCGCAGTCGGGGATCGCGTCCGTCGCCGTGGCCGAGCGCAGCCAGCCCTATCGTGATTATCTGTCGGTCACCGCCCGGCCACGCGATTCCGCCGACGTTCGCGCCCTGTGGCGGTACAGCGAGTACGTGCTGGCGCCGCACACGCCGCGCCTGGCGCCGCACGCGCTGGTGATTCTTTCGTCGACGCTGGAACGCTTGCGCGCGCTGGGCATCGACGTCGTCGTGGAGCCGGTGGATGTGCAAGCGATGATTGACCGAGGGTACGAACAGGGGCGTGCCGATCCGCTGGCGCACGCTCCGTCCGCGGGCAAGCTGAACCTGTTCGGGCCGTTCTTTCAGCAAGTGCAAGAGCTGGACGCCATCTATCAGTATCTGGATCAGCTGGCGGCGGCCAGCGACGGACGGGCCACGGTGACGACCATCGGCAAGAGCGTCCAGAACCGCGACATCAGGGCCATCCGTGTTTCCACCACGCCGCTCGGCACCGCTCGCCCAGCGGTGATCATCACCGGGACGCAGCACGCCCGCGAGTGGTCGTCGCCCATGGTGGTGATGGGTTTCGTCGACGCCCTCGTCCGCCAGTACGAAAGCGACGTGCGCGTGCAGGCCGTCGTCGACGGCTTGGAGATCTTCGTCGTTCCGGTGGTCAACCCCGACGGATACGTGGCCAGCCACAACGGCGCGCGGCTGCAGCGCAAGAACATGAACCCGGTGTGCAACGTCGACCTCAACCGCAACTGGGGGCAGTGGTGGGGAATGGGCACGCCCGTCGACGATTGCAGCCAGGAGACCTACCCGGGGAGGGGCGCGTTCTCGGAGCCTGAAACGCGGGCGGTGCGCGATCTGGCCCAGGCGCACAAGAACCTGCGTTTCTACATGGACTATCACTCGCCGGCGGATGAAGTGATGTACCCGCTGTGCTTCAGCGAAACGAAGTCCCCTGACGACGACGAAGACAAGGCCTGGGCGACGGCCTATTCAGCGACGTTCAATTCGATCAACGGCGCCGAGCTTCCGGCGCAGTCGTGTTTCGGCATCGGCGGCAACGAGGGCGGGTGCTCGAGCGACTGGTTCCGGAGCCAGCTACCGAATGGCCTGGAGGTCGAGCTGCGGCCAGGAGAATCGCTGGGCGGCTTCGGAATCTCGAACCAGCTGGTGCTGCCGTTCGTGGAAGAGAACTGGTCGGCGTGGATCGGTGTGATGACCAGCGTGGTGCACAAGTACCCGCCGCTGTCGGCGGGCGACGCGGGCGCTGCGCTCGACGCGGGCGCCGTCACCGACGCCGGTCAGGGGACGTCCGGCGATGGAAGCGCGCTGGATCAAAACGCCGGAGCGACGCCCGATGTCGGCGAGGTCGAAACCGCGCCAGGCAGTGGCTGCGCGCTGGCCGGCTTGCCAAGCACCGGCGATGACAGCGGCCCACCGTGGGCCCGGGCGCTGGCGAGCGTGGGCGCTTTCGTCTGGGCGCGCCGCCGCCGCCGCTTCGCGCCGCCAGCGATCAACTCGCGTGCGGCACCGGCAGCGTGA
- a CDS encoding response regulator, which produces MIGAVLIVDDSLTVRMDLADAFASAGFRTLPCATVAASRQALAQEAVSLAVLDVNLPDGDGIDLLQEIRQGQATATIPVLMLSSEAEVKDRIRGLQTGADDYVGKPYDTGYVVARARELLRQHDDAAAGQGLTTILVIDDSLTFREELRQGLEQAGYAVLSANSGEEGLRVAAASRPNAIVVDGEMPGIDGSTVVRRVRLDAALRGTPCLLLTASEDRSAELRALDAGADAFVRKEEDLAVILARVAAMLRSSANAPDGAASLLGPKRILAVDDSVTYLQELASTLRIEGYDVVLAHSGEEALEMLAAQPVDCILLDLMMPGLSGQETCRRIKSSTAAREIPLIMLTAIEDRSAMIEGLGAGADDYIPKASEFEVLKARLRAQLRRKQFEDEHRKIREDLLRSELEASEARAARQVAETRAALTEELQRKNEELEAFSYSVSHDLRTPLRAIDGFGLALQEDCSERLDGTGKDHLRRIRAATKRMNELIDDLLQLSRTGRADLKRAPMNLSDLALQVAEELQRKETKRQVEFIVQPGMTVVADSPLIRAALENLLGNAWKFTSKTGAARVEMGTREQDGKTVYFVRDNGSGFDMTQARRLFTPFQRLHSESEFPGTGIGLATVRRIIDRHGGTISAEGLVGHGATISFTLPVPHAS; this is translated from the coding sequence ATGATCGGCGCCGTTCTGATCGTCGACGACAGCCTGACCGTGCGCATGGATCTGGCTGATGCCTTCGCCAGCGCCGGCTTTCGCACCCTGCCCTGCGCCACGGTGGCGGCGTCGCGACAGGCGCTGGCCCAAGAGGCGGTGTCGCTGGCGGTGCTGGACGTCAACTTGCCCGACGGCGACGGCATCGATCTGTTGCAGGAGATCCGCCAGGGCCAGGCCACCGCGACGATCCCCGTCCTGATGCTGTCATCGGAGGCCGAGGTGAAGGATCGGATCCGCGGGCTGCAGACCGGCGCCGACGACTACGTCGGCAAGCCGTACGACACCGGTTACGTGGTGGCGCGGGCGCGCGAGCTGTTGCGCCAGCACGACGACGCGGCCGCTGGCCAAGGGCTGACGACCATCCTGGTGATCGACGACAGCCTCACCTTCCGCGAAGAGCTGCGGCAGGGACTGGAACAAGCCGGTTATGCCGTGCTGTCGGCGAACAGCGGCGAAGAAGGCCTGCGGGTCGCCGCGGCCAGCCGCCCCAACGCCATCGTCGTCGATGGCGAGATGCCCGGGATCGACGGCAGCACGGTGGTCCGGCGGGTGCGTCTGGACGCTGCCCTGCGCGGCACGCCTTGCCTGCTGCTGACGGCGTCCGAAGATCGCAGCGCCGAACTGCGGGCGCTCGACGCCGGCGCCGACGCCTTCGTGCGCAAGGAGGAAGATCTGGCGGTGATCCTGGCGCGGGTGGCGGCCATGCTGCGCAGCTCGGCCAACGCGCCCGACGGCGCCGCCAGCCTGCTGGGGCCAAAGCGCATCCTGGCCGTCGACGACAGCGTCACGTATCTGCAAGAGCTGGCCTCGACCTTGCGCATCGAAGGGTACGACGTGGTGCTGGCTCACTCGGGCGAAGAAGCGCTGGAGATGCTGGCGGCCCAGCCCGTCGACTGCATCCTGCTGGATCTGATGATGCCGGGCCTGTCGGGGCAAGAGACCTGCCGGCGCATCAAATCGTCGACGGCGGCGCGGGAGATCCCGCTCATCATGCTGACCGCGATCGAAGACCGCAGCGCGATGATCGAAGGCCTGGGCGCCGGCGCCGACGATTACATCCCCAAGGCCAGCGAGTTCGAGGTGCTGAAGGCCCGTCTGCGCGCCCAGCTGCGCCGCAAACAATTCGAGGACGAGCACCGCAAGATCCGCGAAGATCTTCTGCGCAGCGAGCTGGAGGCGTCGGAGGCGCGCGCCGCCCGCCAGGTGGCCGAGACGCGCGCCGCTCTGACCGAGGAGCTGCAACGAAAGAACGAAGAGCTGGAGGCGTTCAGCTATTCGGTCTCGCACGATCTGCGGACGCCTCTGCGGGCCATCGACGGATTTGGACTGGCGCTGCAGGAGGACTGCAGCGAGCGCCTGGACGGCACCGGCAAGGACCACCTGCGCCGGATCCGCGCCGCCACCAAACGGATGAACGAGCTCATCGACGATCTGCTGCAGCTGTCCCGGACCGGTCGCGCCGATCTGAAGCGAGCGCCGATGAACCTGTCCGATCTGGCGCTGCAGGTGGCCGAGGAACTTCAGCGCAAGGAAACCAAACGACAGGTGGAATTCATCGTGCAGCCCGGGATGACCGTGGTGGCCGACAGCCCGCTCATTCGCGCGGCGCTGGAAAATTTGCTGGGAAATGCCTGGAAGTTCACCTCCAAGACCGGCGCCGCGCGCGTCGAGATGGGCACGCGCGAGCAGGACGGCAAGACGGTCTATTTCGTGCGTGACAACGGCAGCGGCTTTGACATGACCCAGGCCCGCCGTCTGTTCACGCCGTTCCAGCGCCTGCACAGCGAGTCCGAGTTTCCCGGCACGGGCATCGGCCTTGCCACCGTCCGGCGCATCATCGATCGCCACGGCGGCACCATCTCGGCCGAAGGCCTGGTCGGCCATGGCGCCACCATCTCGTTCACGCTGCCGGTGCCGCACGCGAGTTGA
- the cheB gene encoding chemotaxis-specific protein-glutamate methyltransferase CheB — MANMTDKVRVLVVEDSLTVRRRLCDVLSGDPEIEVVGEAENGQAAIELCDKLRPSVITLDMILPVMSGLAATEYVMAHFPTPILVVSASFNRGEVFKTFDALAAGAVDVLEKPRGDEPDGQWERTFLSTVKMVSRIKVITHLRARLGPLGRATRPTPPPLAAGLGALAGGGGKVLRVVAVGASTGGPGALVEVLRALPSSFSLPVLMVLHIDEPFGASFADWLSSQIERSVVYPREGEALAAHAGNVVMAPPGSHLVVDGSRLRLTAAPERHSCRPSVDVLFESLAQEMGPATAAGLLTGMGRDGAAGLLRIRQAGGRTIAQDEATSVVYGMPREAALLGAAEQVLPLPEIGPALLAIVNHLERRLP; from the coding sequence ATGGCAAACATGACGGACAAGGTGAGGGTGCTGGTGGTCGAAGATTCGCTGACGGTGCGCCGGCGCCTGTGCGACGTGCTGTCCGGCGACCCGGAGATCGAAGTGGTGGGCGAGGCCGAGAACGGCCAGGCCGCCATCGAGCTGTGCGACAAGCTGCGGCCGAGCGTGATCACCCTGGACATGATCCTGCCGGTGATGAGTGGCCTTGCCGCCACCGAATACGTGATGGCGCACTTCCCCACGCCGATCCTGGTGGTGTCGGCGTCGTTCAACCGCGGCGAGGTGTTCAAGACCTTTGATGCGCTGGCCGCCGGCGCCGTGGACGTGCTGGAAAAACCGCGCGGCGACGAGCCGGACGGCCAGTGGGAGCGGACCTTCCTCTCGACGGTGAAGATGGTCTCGCGCATCAAGGTCATCACCCACCTGCGCGCGCGGCTGGGTCCGCTCGGGCGGGCGACGCGCCCGACACCGCCCCCGTTGGCTGCCGGCCTGGGCGCGCTGGCGGGCGGCGGCGGCAAGGTGCTGCGGGTGGTGGCGGTGGGCGCGTCGACGGGTGGACCGGGCGCGCTGGTCGAAGTCCTGCGCGCCCTGCCCTCATCGTTTTCGCTGCCGGTGCTGATGGTCCTGCACATCGACGAGCCGTTCGGGGCCAGCTTCGCCGACTGGTTGAGCAGCCAGATCGAGCGCAGCGTGGTCTACCCGCGCGAGGGTGAAGCGCTGGCCGCACACGCCGGGAACGTGGTGATGGCGCCGCCCGGATCGCACCTGGTCGTCGACGGCAGCCGCCTGCGCCTGACCGCCGCGCCGGAGCGCCATTCCTGCCGCCCGTCGGTGGACGTGCTGTTCGAATCGCTGGCACAAGAGATGGGTCCGGCGACGGCGGCCGGTCTTTTGACCGGCATGGGACGCGACGGCGCCGCCGGTCTTTTGCGGATTCGCCAGGCGGGCGGACGAACCATCGCCCAGGACGAGGCGACCTCGGTGGTGTACGGCATGCCGCGCGAGGCAGCGCTGCTGGGCGCCGCCGAGCAAGTGCTGCCGCTGCCCGAGATCGGACCCGCGCTGCTGGCCATCGTCAATCACCTGGAGCGGCGGCTGCCATGA
- a CDS encoding response regulator — protein MAPDPYKYFRVESRDLLDQMGRGVLDLEKGGGPEIVAQLLRQAHTLKGAARVVKQPEIADLAHAVEDVLSPFRDQPAVPHDRIDGLLQRLDAIAARVKALGQAADGAATAATAATLAAAPAPASARAAIAANDRGPVDEDEIGALLDGITETYVQVSALKRSLGAVERVRHLAELAVDQLGAPRAQRSGDAIAPKLRAVVDELRGLVTGVERNLSIGVEQVGRELRQVRESAERLRLSASQLMFVVLERAARDGAASQGKRVTFEARGGDVRLSPQVLNVIQNALMQAVRNAVAHGIERPTERIAAGKPAVGRVSLSVARRGSRVVFLCHDDGRGVDLQAVRRALADKGATTDGGALDPAHLLRRMLSGGISTAGTVSELAGRGVGLDVIREATDRLGGQVEIRTEAGQGTTLEIVVPLSLSSMEALLVEAGHHTAAIPLDAVRRTVRLPAAELAHSASGASMVFEGQVIPFIPLWRSLRGQAPPADSNRTWTVVVVEGNHHQAAIGVDRLLGAEEIVVRRLPDFTPADAVVAGASLDAAGNPQIVLDPERLVRGARQVRTSESETKTPAPILVIDDSMTTRMLEQSILESAGYAVEVAASAEEAYEKALARPYSLFLVDVEMPGMDGFTFVERTRADPALRAVPAILVTSRDAAADRQRGLDAGASAYVIKSEFDQADLLQRIRGLVG, from the coding sequence ATGGCGCCCGATCCATACAAATACTTTCGCGTCGAATCGCGCGATCTGCTGGATCAGATGGGTCGCGGCGTGCTGGATCTGGAGAAAGGCGGCGGCCCCGAGATCGTCGCCCAGTTGCTGCGCCAGGCGCACACGCTGAAGGGCGCCGCCCGGGTGGTCAAGCAGCCGGAGATCGCCGACCTGGCCCACGCCGTGGAAGACGTGCTGTCGCCGTTTCGCGATCAACCGGCGGTGCCGCACGATCGCATCGACGGTCTTTTGCAACGGCTGGACGCCATCGCCGCGCGGGTGAAGGCCCTCGGTCAGGCCGCCGACGGTGCGGCGACCGCGGCGACCGCGGCCACGCTCGCCGCGGCACCGGCGCCGGCGTCAGCAAGGGCGGCGATCGCCGCGAACGACCGCGGCCCTGTCGACGAGGACGAGATCGGCGCTTTGCTGGACGGCATCACCGAGACCTACGTCCAGGTGTCGGCGCTCAAGCGATCGCTGGGCGCGGTCGAGCGGGTGCGCCACCTGGCCGAGCTGGCGGTGGATCAGCTGGGCGCGCCGCGGGCCCAGCGCAGCGGAGACGCGATCGCCCCCAAGCTGCGCGCCGTGGTCGACGAGCTGCGCGGCCTGGTGACCGGCGTCGAACGCAACCTGTCGATCGGCGTCGAACAGGTCGGGCGCGAACTGCGCCAGGTGCGCGAGTCCGCTGAGCGCCTGCGCCTGTCGGCGTCGCAGCTGATGTTCGTGGTGCTGGAGCGCGCCGCCCGCGACGGGGCCGCCAGCCAGGGAAAGCGGGTGACCTTCGAAGCGCGGGGCGGTGACGTGCGCCTTTCACCCCAGGTCTTGAACGTGATTCAAAACGCCTTGATGCAGGCGGTGCGCAACGCCGTCGCCCACGGCATCGAACGGCCCACCGAACGGATCGCCGCCGGCAAGCCGGCCGTCGGACGGGTCAGCCTCAGCGTGGCCAGGCGGGGAAGCCGGGTGGTCTTTCTTTGTCACGACGACGGACGCGGCGTCGATCTGCAGGCGGTCCGCCGCGCCCTGGCCGACAAAGGAGCGACCACCGATGGCGGCGCTCTGGACCCCGCTCACCTGTTGCGGCGCATGTTGAGCGGCGGGATCAGCACCGCCGGCACGGTCTCCGAGCTGGCCGGGCGGGGCGTGGGCCTCGACGTCATTCGCGAAGCGACCGATCGCCTGGGTGGCCAGGTGGAGATCCGCACCGAAGCGGGCCAGGGCACCACTCTGGAGATCGTCGTGCCGCTATCCCTTTCGTCCATGGAGGCGCTGCTGGTGGAAGCGGGTCACCACACCGCGGCCATCCCGCTCGATGCCGTGCGCCGCACGGTGCGGCTGCCGGCCGCAGAGCTGGCGCATTCGGCCAGCGGCGCGTCGATGGTGTTCGAGGGACAGGTCATCCCGTTCATCCCGCTGTGGCGATCGTTGCGCGGCCAGGCGCCGCCCGCCGACAGCAATCGCACCTGGACCGTGGTGGTCGTCGAGGGCAACCACCACCAGGCGGCGATCGGCGTCGATCGCCTGCTGGGTGCGGAGGAGATCGTGGTGCGCCGGCTGCCGGATTTCACGCCCGCCGACGCGGTGGTAGCGGGCGCGTCGCTGGACGCCGCCGGCAACCCGCAGATCGTGCTGGATCCCGAGCGGCTGGTCCGGGGCGCGCGCCAGGTGCGGACCAGCGAGAGCGAAACCAAGACGCCCGCGCCCATCCTGGTCATCGACGATTCGATGACCACCCGCATGCTGGAGCAAAGCATTCTTGAATCCGCCGGCTACGCCGTCGAGGTGGCGGCGTCCGCCGAGGAGGCCTACGAAAAGGCCCTGGCCCGCCCGTACTCGCTGTTCCTGGTCGACGTCGAAATGCCGGGGATGGACGGGTTCACCTTCGTGGAGCGGACGCGCGCCGATCCGGCGCTGCGCGCGGTGCCGGCGATCTTGGTGACCTCGCGCGACGCCGCCGCCGATCGCCAGCGGGGCCTGGACGCCGGGGCCAGCGCCTACGTCATCAAGAGCGAGTTCGATCAAGCCGATCTGCTGCAACGGATCCGAGGCCTGGTCGGGTGA